In a genomic window of Sulfurimonas denitrificans DSM 1251:
- the pstA gene encoding phosphate ABC transporter permease PstA — translation MTYTQKRIIINKAVMTLSTLCAIIGMGFLFWILSVLVINGIDALSANIFLNEGAPPGNDQGGLKHALIGQLYLVGYASIFGVPLGILAGTYLSEYSQKSKIAEVVRDISDIMMSAPSIVIGAFVYAVVVTPMGHFSGWAGSIALTIIMLPIILRTTDDMLQLVPSTLREAAFALGAPKYKVIIQVVYRGAKAGILTGILLGVARVAGETAPLLFTSFNDNFLNTDMMQPMASLTVTMYNYASSPYEDWQQLGWAAAFILSMFILTLNILGRLFLLKKRGKH, via the coding sequence ATGACATACACTCAAAAAAGAATCATAATAAATAAAGCAGTAATGACGCTCTCTACGCTCTGTGCTATTATTGGAATGGGCTTTTTATTTTGGATTTTAAGCGTTCTTGTTATCAATGGTATTGATGCACTGAGTGCAAATATCTTTTTAAATGAAGGTGCCCCTCCTGGAAATGATCAAGGCGGTTTAAAACATGCACTTATAGGACAGCTTTATCTCGTTGGTTACGCTTCTATTTTTGGTGTTCCGCTTGGAATATTGGCTGGTACATACCTTAGTGAATATAGTCAAAAATCAAAAATAGCAGAGGTAGTACGTGATATCTCAGATATTATGATGTCTGCACCTTCGATTGTTATTGGTGCTTTTGTTTATGCGGTAGTTGTAACTCCAATGGGACACTTTAGCGGTTGGGCAGGTTCAATAGCTCTGACAATCATAATGCTACCTATTATCCTAAGAACAACAGATGATATGCTTCAACTTGTTCCATCAACACTAAGAGAAGCCGCATTTGCGCTTGGTGCGCCTAAGTACAAAGTAATTATTCAAGTTGTTTATCGTGGGGCAAAAGCTGGTATTTTAACAGGAATTTTACTTGGAGTAGCACGTGTAGCAGGAGAGACTGCTCCGCTTCTTTTTACATCTTTTAATGATAATTTTTTAAATACAGACATGATGCAACCTATGGCATCACTTACCGTAACTATGTACAACTATGCCTCAAGTCCTTATGAAGATTGGCAACAACTTGGCTGGGCAGCTGCTTTTATACTTAGCATGTTCATCTTAACACTAAATATTTTAGGAAGACTATTTTTACTCAAAAAGAGAGGCAAACATTAA
- the pstB gene encoding phosphate ABC transporter ATP-binding protein PstB, with translation MATIIEINKKKALEVKNFEFTYAKADVPSVKKLSMPVAKHNITALIGPSGCGKTTLLRSFNRMHDLYPNNKYSGEITFKDRNILTSKEDLIKLRIQIGMIFQKPTAFPMSIFDNVAYGLKLQGIKNRTELSGRVEKALKDAAIWNEVKDRLKHDANGLSGGQQQRLCIARAVAVEPEVLLFDEPTSALDPISTGGIEELIVELRERVSIIIVTHNMQQAARVSDYTGFMYLGELIELGKTEEIFVTPKEKLTEEYITGKFG, from the coding sequence ATGGCAACAATAATTGAAATAAATAAAAAAAAAGCACTTGAAGTTAAAAACTTTGAATTTACCTATGCGAAAGCAGATGTACCAAGTGTAAAAAAACTATCTATGCCTGTGGCAAAACATAACATAACTGCTCTTATTGGACCATCAGGATGTGGAAAAACAACTCTTCTTAGAAGTTTTAACCGTATGCATGATTTATATCCAAACAACAAATATTCAGGCGAAATTACTTTTAAAGATAGAAATATTTTAACATCAAAAGAGGATTTGATAAAACTTAGAATTCAAATAGGGATGATTTTTCAAAAACCGACCGCTTTTCCAATGAGTATCTTTGATAATGTTGCTTATGGACTAAAACTTCAGGGTATAAAAAACAGAACTGAACTTAGTGGCAGAGTTGAAAAAGCGCTCAAAGATGCAGCTATTTGGAATGAAGTAAAAGATAGGCTAAAACATGATGCAAATGGCTTGTCTGGTGGTCAGCAACAAAGACTCTGCATAGCCAGAGCCGTCGCTGTTGAGCCAGAAGTTCTACTCTTTGATGAGCCAACCTCCGCACTTGATCCTATCTCAACAGGCGGGATTGAAGAACTTATCGTTGAACTAAGAGAGAGAGTCTCTATCATAATTGTTACGCACAATATGCAACAAGCTGCCAGAGTTAGTGACTACACTGGATTTATGTACCTTGGAGAGCTAATTGAACTTGGCAAAACAGAAGAGATATTTGTAACACCTAAAGAGAAATTAACAGAAGAGTATATAACTGGAAAATTTGGTTGA
- a CDS encoding phosphate signaling complex PhoU family protein yields MGTKYHERINFIKDKLSLLLKDIIAADELSLEAFKSDDANKFKEVETLLAKIGLIGDEIDNEVIKTFALFGPEANELRFLITFLKMTNELISIGGGVKKYARRMSEHSKSGCTIEPFKPSILLLHKSSINALKYILECFTNIQECNYEDNYRKVLVEESMNDDLFSVLEKEILNKIIDEKELSIEYVKVLGSLRKLERSCDRSVNIANLMMYAKLGGEIKFFQ; encoded by the coding sequence ATGGGAACAAAATATCATGAAAGAATAAACTTTATAAAAGATAAACTATCACTTCTTTTAAAAGATATCATAGCTGCTGATGAACTGTCATTGGAGGCATTTAAGAGTGATGATGCAAATAAATTCAAAGAAGTTGAAACATTGTTAGCAAAGATAGGATTAATAGGCGATGAGATTGACAATGAAGTAATAAAAACATTTGCACTTTTTGGACCTGAAGCTAATGAACTCCGCTTTTTAATAACATTTTTAAAAATGACAAATGAGCTTATAAGCATTGGAGGAGGAGTAAAAAAATATGCACGCAGAATGAGCGAACACTCAAAGAGCGGATGTACTATTGAGCCATTCAAGCCTAGTATCTTACTGCTTCATAAAAGCAGTATAAATGCACTTAAATATATTTTAGAGTGTTTTACAAATATTCAAGAGTGCAATTATGAGGATAATTACAGAAAAGTTCTTGTTGAAGAGAGTATGAATGATGATCTTTTTTCTGTGCTTGAAAAAGAGATATTAAATAAAATAATTGATGAAAAAGAGCTCTCAATTGAGTATGTAAAAGTGCTTGGCAGTTTAAGAAAACTAGAGAGATCCTGTGACAGATCAGTAAATATTGCCAACCTTATGATGTACGCAAAATTGGGCGGAGAGATTAAATTTTTTCAGTGA
- the glnA gene encoding type I glutamate--ammonia ligase produces MGKFVNSIEEFFSFCQENDVKYVDLRFTDLKGTWHHVTYRASAINEDNLTNGFPFDGSSIDKWQPINKSDMILKADVPTAFLDPFTADPTIIIFCDVYDIYKGQMYEKCPRSIAKATLKHAESLGIADAAYFGPENEFFVFDDVRVIDNINEAGYKIDTEEGDWNSNTHYPDGYNSGHRGGVKGGYFPVAPIDTQVDLRAEMMDVLEQVGLEVILGHHEVAQGQGEIGIVFSDMIGAADNVQKLKYVVKMVAHLNGKTATFMPKPLFGDNGNGMHVHQSLWKDGKNLFYKEGNYANLSEMALNYVGGIFRHAKALASITNPSTNSYKRLIPGFEAPSILTYSMQNRSASCRIPYGAGEKTTRIEMRFPDSTACPYLAFSALMMAGLDGIKNKTVPVGPMDEDLFELSLDEIREKGIPQMPHTLREATEALIADNEFLRPVFSKTFIDDYQHYMFERQIWPDESRPTAYEFKTTYSC; encoded by the coding sequence ATGGGAAAATTTGTAAATTCCATAGAAGAATTTTTTTCTTTTTGCCAAGAAAATGATGTTAAATATGTAGATTTAAGATTTACTGACTTAAAAGGTACATGGCACCATGTTACTTATAGAGCAAGTGCTATAAACGAAGATAATTTAACAAATGGTTTCCCGTTTGATGGCTCTTCCATAGACAAATGGCAACCAATAAACAAGTCAGATATGATTTTAAAAGCTGATGTTCCTACTGCTTTTTTAGATCCTTTTACAGCTGATCCTACCATTATAATTTTTTGTGATGTTTATGACATCTACAAAGGTCAGATGTATGAAAAATGTCCTCGCTCAATCGCAAAAGCTACTCTAAAACATGCAGAATCTCTTGGTATTGCTGATGCTGCATATTTTGGTCCTGAGAATGAATTTTTTGTTTTTGATGATGTAAGAGTCATAGACAACATAAATGAAGCAGGATATAAAATCGATACTGAAGAGGGTGACTGGAACTCTAACACTCACTACCCAGATGGCTACAACAGCGGACATCGTGGCGGTGTAAAAGGTGGGTACTTCCCAGTTGCTCCAATCGATACTCAGGTTGATTTAAGAGCTGAGATGATGGATGTGTTAGAGCAAGTTGGACTTGAAGTAATTTTAGGTCACCATGAAGTAGCGCAAGGTCAGGGTGAAATTGGCATAGTTTTCTCTGATATGATTGGAGCTGCTGATAATGTTCAAAAATTAAAATATGTTGTAAAAATGGTAGCCCACTTAAATGGCAAAACTGCAACTTTTATGCCAAAACCTCTTTTTGGTGATAATGGAAATGGTATGCATGTTCACCAATCTCTTTGGAAGGATGGAAAAAATCTTTTCTACAAAGAGGGAAATTATGCTAATCTCTCAGAGATGGCTCTTAACTATGTAGGCGGTATTTTTAGACATGCAAAAGCTCTAGCTTCTATTACAAACCCATCTACTAACTCATATAAGAGACTTATCCCAGGATTTGAAGCACCTTCGATTCTTACCTATTCAATGCAAAACCGCTCTGCATCTTGCCGTATCCCTTATGGTGCAGGAGAAAAAACTACTCGCATTGAGATGAGATTTCCAGACTCTACTGCTTGCCCTTACTTAGCATTTTCTGCTCTAATGATGGCTGGACTTGATGGTATCAAAAATAAAACTGTTCCTGTTGGACCAATGGATGAAGATTTATTTGAACTAAGTTTAGATGAGATTCGTGAAAAAGGGATTCCTCAAATGCCTCATACTCTACGTGAAGCAACAGAAGCACTTATAGCAGATAACGAATTTTTAAGACCTGTGTTTTCAAAAACATTTATTGATGATTATCAGCACTACATGTTTGAGAGACAAATCTGGCCTGATGAGAGCCGTCCAACTGCTTATGAGTTCAAAACAACTTATAGCTGTTAA
- the leuA gene encoding 2-isopropylmalate synthase: protein MKNIPQGKYRPYPKIDLPDRTWPNNSITEAPKWCSVDLRDGNQALINPMDMNKKLSLFALLLKIGFKEIEVGFPSASKVEFDFLRRLVDDKLIPDDVTIQVLVQAREHLIERTFEALRGVKKATIHLYNSTSSAQRKMVFQKSKDEIITLALEGVDLVKKYEKSHDGEIFLEYSPESFTGTELEYAAKIANAVTKRWGISDSRKVIINLPATVEMATPNIYADQIEWMSRHLDNRENVIISTHTHNDRGTSIAATELALLAGADRVEGTLLSNGERTGNVDIITLALNMTTQGIDSKLDFSNVNEVLDVVERCTEIETHVRHPYVGELVYTAFSGSHQDAINKGLAHRKSNPASHWEVPYLPIDPDDVGRSYESIIRINSQSGKGGVAYILEKNFGYQLPKTMHPEMGKLVQDVSDKKGQELSSEEIFEIFNENYFNIKEHISLVDFTVSSLKGISKCTLTYILNGTEIVSNGEGNGPVDACRDALMKDYRNSFSINSYFEHSFGNKSSAKAIAYIEIETPKTLSCFGVGADNDIATASVKALFCALNRAFI from the coding sequence ATGAAAAATATTCCACAAGGGAAATATCGTCCCTATCCAAAGATAGATTTGCCAGACAGAACTTGGCCAAACAACAGCATAACAGAAGCTCCAAAATGGTGTAGTGTAGATTTGCGTGATGGTAATCAAGCACTTATCAACCCAATGGACATGAATAAAAAACTTTCACTATTTGCACTCTTACTCAAAATTGGATTTAAGGAGATTGAAGTTGGTTTTCCATCTGCTTCAAAAGTTGAATTTGACTTTTTACGCCGCCTAGTAGATGACAAACTTATCCCTGATGACGTAACTATTCAAGTATTAGTTCAAGCTAGAGAGCATTTGATAGAGAGAACTTTTGAAGCACTTCGTGGTGTTAAAAAAGCGACTATTCATCTATACAACTCAACTTCGAGTGCTCAAAGAAAAATGGTATTTCAAAAATCTAAAGATGAGATAATTACTCTTGCGCTAGAGGGTGTTGACCTTGTTAAAAAATATGAAAAATCTCATGATGGAGAGATATTTTTAGAGTACTCTCCTGAGAGTTTTACGGGAACTGAATTAGAGTATGCCGCAAAGATAGCAAATGCGGTAACAAAAAGATGGGGGATTAGTGATAGCAGAAAAGTTATCATAAATCTTCCAGCAACAGTAGAGATGGCAACACCAAATATCTACGCAGATCAGATTGAGTGGATGAGCAGACATTTGGACAATAGAGAAAATGTAATCATTTCAACTCACACTCACAACGACAGAGGGACAAGTATAGCAGCTACCGAGTTAGCACTTTTAGCAGGTGCAGACAGAGTTGAGGGAACACTTTTGAGCAATGGAGAGAGAACAGGAAATGTTGATATTATAACTCTTGCTCTTAATATGACAACTCAAGGTATTGATTCTAAACTTGATTTTTCTAACGTAAATGAGGTTTTAGATGTAGTTGAGAGATGCACGGAGATAGAGACTCATGTTCGTCATCCATACGTTGGAGAGCTTGTATATACGGCATTTTCTGGCTCTCATCAAGATGCGATCAATAAAGGTTTAGCTCATAGAAAATCAAATCCAGCTTCACATTGGGAAGTTCCATATCTTCCTATTGACCCAGATGATGTGGGGCGAAGCTATGAGAGCATCATCCGTATCAATTCACAATCTGGAAAAGGCGGAGTTGCTTATATATTAGAGAAAAATTTTGGATACCAACTTCCAAAAACGATGCATCCAGAGATGGGAAAATTAGTTCAAGATGTAAGTGATAAAAAAGGTCAAGAGTTAAGCTCTGAGGAGATATTTGAGATATTTAACGAGAACTACTTTAACATAAAAGAGCATATCTCTTTGGTTGATTTTACAGTCTCATCGCTAAAAGGTATCTCAAAATGTACACTTACCTATATCCTTAATGGCACTGAGATAGTCTCAAACGGAGAGGGTAACGGTCCAGTGGATGCTTGTAGAGACGCTTTAATGAAAGATTATAGAAACAGTTTTTCTATAAACTCATACTTTGAACACTCATTTGGCAACAAAAGTTCTGCAAAAGCGATAGCATATATAGAGATAGAGACCCCTAAGACTCTATCTTGTTTTGGTGTTGGAGCTGACAATGATATAGCAACAGCTTCAGTAAAAGCTCTATTTTGCGCACTAAACAGAGCTTTTATCTAA
- a CDS encoding transglycosylase domain-containing protein — protein MRIIRNIFFTLFLAAVLTPFIVIGYFLKEYSYDISSVIEYHPQLTTRIYDRHGEKIANLFEDEHRYYAKFDEIPPRAIEALLAIEDTTFFEHSGINLDAIFRAIIKDMQAGKMVEGASTITQQLVKNRLLTRDKKISRKIKEVIYALKVELSLSKEEILERYLNEIYFGHGYHGIKTAADGYFHKNLSELTLKETALLVGLAKAPSTYAPTKNYDISMGRANRVISRMHALGWIDDDMQTKALLEKPEVFDDTLTQNSAPFIVDEVQRIVAGIGINDFKSGGYEVHTTIDLKLQEAAEDSLKKAYNLSVARIEASTPSKDKQGTKTDLLNGALVSINPKNGDILALVGSVDYKKSSYNRATQGRRQPGSAFKPFIYQVAIDLGYSGVTELVDIARTYTYYKDGEEQKWQPKNYEKSYKGLLTLREALVHSSNLATINLVNDIGLPQLLREFKKFGIKNLPPDLSIALGSITLSPLQLAHYYSSFANDGVQVEPTLIRNIDKGVTTIFESELKSKYITDPAQAYIMTTILRDVVERGTGRSARVDGIELAGKTGTTNKNMDGWFAGYSPSIETVVWFGNDDNTPMDRIETGGRIAGPAFSMYYEKALELYPQIPRKFEAPDGIKEIVIDGKKEYFSDTSKPPRIDADSNTNEKLLF, from the coding sequence ATGAGAATTATCAGAAATATCTTCTTTACGCTCTTCTTAGCCGCTGTCTTAACCCCTTTTATAGTTATTGGCTATTTTTTAAAAGAGTATAGTTATGATATATCTTCAGTTATTGAGTATCACCCGCAACTTACAACAAGAATATATGACAGACATGGTGAAAAAATTGCAAATCTTTTTGAAGATGAGCATAGATACTATGCGAAATTTGATGAGATACCTCCACGTGCTATTGAGGCGCTCTTAGCTATTGAGGATACCACTTTTTTTGAACACTCAGGGATTAATCTTGATGCTATTTTTAGAGCAATTATAAAAGATATGCAAGCTGGAAAAATGGTAGAAGGTGCAAGTACCATTACTCAACAGTTAGTGAAAAATAGACTTCTCACAAGAGATAAAAAAATCTCAAGGAAGATAAAAGAGGTTATATATGCTCTTAAAGTTGAACTCTCTTTGAGTAAAGAGGAGATACTTGAGAGATATTTAAATGAGATATATTTTGGACATGGTTACCATGGTATAAAAACAGCAGCTGATGGTTATTTTCATAAAAATCTCAGTGAACTTACATTAAAAGAGACAGCTCTTCTGGTAGGTCTTGCTAAAGCTCCAAGTACTTATGCGCCAACAAAAAATTATGATATTTCTATGGGCAGAGCAAATCGCGTTATCTCAAGAATGCATGCACTCGGATGGATAGATGATGATATGCAGACTAAAGCTTTGCTTGAGAAGCCAGAAGTTTTTGATGATACTCTAACACAAAACAGTGCACCATTTATTGTAGATGAAGTACAAAGAATAGTTGCAGGAATTGGCATAAACGATTTTAAATCAGGCGGATATGAGGTACATACAACAATTGATTTAAAACTTCAAGAAGCGGCAGAAGATTCGCTTAAAAAAGCTTACAATCTCTCTGTGGCAAGAATAGAAGCAAGTACACCCTCAAAAGATAAACAGGGCACAAAAACGGACCTCTTAAATGGCGCATTAGTATCAATAAACCCAAAAAATGGAGATATCTTAGCTCTTGTTGGAAGTGTTGATTATAAAAAAAGCTCGTACAACAGAGCCACTCAAGGAAGGCGTCAACCAGGTTCTGCTTTTAAGCCATTTATATATCAAGTTGCAATTGATTTAGGCTACTCTGGCGTGACAGAGTTGGTTGATATTGCAAGAACATATACTTATTACAAAGATGGAGAGGAGCAGAAGTGGCAGCCTAAGAACTATGAAAAGAGTTATAAAGGACTCTTAACACTCAGAGAAGCACTGGTGCACTCAAGCAATCTAGCAACGATAAATTTAGTAAATGATATAGGATTGCCACAACTACTTAGAGAGTTTAAAAAATTTGGTATTAAAAATCTTCCGCCAGATCTCTCTATAGCATTAGGAAGTATTACTCTCTCCCCACTGCAATTGGCGCACTACTATAGCTCTTTTGCAAATGATGGGGTTCAGGTTGAACCAACTCTTATACGAAATATCGATAAAGGAGTTACTACTATTTTTGAGAGTGAGTTAAAGAGCAAGTACATCACAGACCCAGCTCAGGCGTATATAATGACAACTATACTGCGAGATGTTGTTGAGCGTGGTACTGGACGCTCTGCTCGAGTTGATGGTATTGAATTGGCTGGAAAAACAGGAACTACTAACAAAAATATGGATGGATGGTTTGCAGGGTACTCTCCAAGTATTGAGACTGTTGTTTGGTTTGGAAATGATGATAATACACCAATGGATAGAATAGAGACAGGTGGTAGAATAGCAGGACCAGCTTTTTCTATGTATTATGAGAAAGCTTTAGAGTTATACCCTCAGATTCCAAGGAAATTTGAAGCCCCTGATGGAATCAAAGAGATTGTAATAGATGGAAAAAAAGAGTACTTTAGCGACACTTCAAAACCACCTCGCATTGACGCTGATTCAAATACAAATGAGAAGCTACTCTTTTAA
- a CDS encoding ATP-binding cassette domain-containing protein: MKISKLHVSINEKTLVDVSFNINSSLALVGQSGSGKSLTIKALLNMLPSSMKMSLEYENSFELIAGKSVSFVPQNPFTALSPLTKIKKQFFVSSKRVEELFAQVDLDVELLDRFAPELSGGQLQRVVIAMALSHEPKLMLLDEPTTALDPKTRVVILELLKKLQKELGFKMLFVTHDMNSAKMICEEICVLKDGRVVESGETLHVVENPKQEYTKILIDANFANRDFRI, encoded by the coding sequence ATGAAAATTTCAAAACTACATGTAAGCATCAATGAAAAAACTTTAGTAGATGTAAGTTTTAATATCAACTCATCTCTAGCTCTTGTTGGACAGAGCGGAAGTGGAAAAAGCCTCACAATAAAGGCGCTCTTAAATATGTTGCCAAGCAGTATGAAAATGTCGCTAGAATACGAAAACAGTTTTGAACTTATAGCTGGGAAGAGTGTGTCGTTTGTTCCACAAAACCCTTTTACTGCTCTCTCTCCTCTAACAAAGATTAAAAAACAGTTTTTTGTCTCAAGTAAGAGAGTTGAAGAGTTATTCGCTCAAGTAGATTTGGATGTAGAGCTCCTTGATAGATTTGCTCCTGAGCTCTCAGGTGGGCAACTTCAAAGAGTGGTAATAGCTATGGCGCTAAGTCATGAGCCAAAACTTATGTTGCTTGATGAGCCTACAACCGCTCTTGACCCTAAAACAAGGGTTGTGATTTTGGAACTCCTAAAAAAGCTTCAAAAGGAACTAGGCTTTAAAATGCTATTTGTAACACATGATATGAACTCTGCAAAGATGATTTGTGAAGAGATTTGTGTGCTCAAAGATGGCAGGGTTGTGGAGAGTGGAGAGACACTACATGTAGTTGAAAATCCAAAACAAGAGTACACAAAAATTTTAATAGATGCAAATTTTGCAAATAGGGATTTTAGAATATGA
- a CDS encoding aminotransferase class I/II-fold pyridoxal phosphate-dependent enzyme, translating to MYYTNELQALKRASRYRSREVVDTSILDFASNDYLGLSHNKALHEATCKRLSNMPLHSSKASLLVNGYHQIHKDFEDALCVANGFEDGVILGSGFNANIALIEALVRSKDVLFMDEKYHASGILATNFKKINVKFFKHNDMQELQKLLKTTKAQRKIVAVEGIYSMDGDMVDRRVFELCDAYDAILIMDEAHSSGVVGEHLMGIYDHYNISIKPNHIKMGTLGKAYGSFGAFILASSHIVEYLINRAKPIIYATSLSLYDTLLAHNALKYILENLDSLKEEIRKRQEIVYDELGIKMDALICSVVIDDNEKVIKIRDELKKLGFSVGGIRQPTVERAIIRLIARIGESSEDLRALCRSLDKIQK from the coding sequence ATGTATTACACTAATGAACTCCAAGCGCTAAAGAGAGCTTCAAGATACAGAAGTAGAGAGGTGGTGGATACATCAATTTTGGATTTTGCTTCAAATGATTATCTAGGGCTCTCTCACAATAAAGCACTACATGAGGCTACATGTAAGAGACTCTCAAATATGCCTCTTCACTCCTCTAAAGCCTCTCTTTTAGTAAATGGGTATCATCAGATTCATAAAGATTTTGAAGATGCGCTTTGCGTTGCAAATGGCTTTGAAGACGGGGTTATTTTAGGAAGCGGTTTTAATGCAAATATTGCTTTGATTGAAGCGTTAGTCCGCTCAAAAGATGTTCTTTTTATGGATGAGAAGTATCACGCCTCAGGCATATTAGCTACCAATTTTAAAAAGATAAATGTAAAATTTTTTAAACATAATGATATGCAAGAGTTACAAAAGCTTTTAAAGACAACTAAAGCCCAGAGAAAAATAGTTGCAGTTGAGGGAATCTACTCTATGGATGGCGATATGGTAGATAGAAGAGTTTTTGAACTTTGTGATGCTTATGATGCAATTTTGATAATGGATGAAGCACATAGCAGTGGAGTTGTTGGAGAGCATTTGATGGGAATTTATGACCACTATAACATAAGCATAAAGCCAAACCATATAAAAATGGGAACGCTTGGTAAAGCTTATGGAAGTTTTGGCGCTTTTATTTTAGCTTCTTCTCATATTGTTGAGTATTTAATAAATCGTGCAAAGCCTATAATTTATGCAACTTCACTCTCACTCTATGATACTCTCTTAGCTCACAACGCACTTAAGTACATTTTAGAGAATTTAGACTCTTTAAAAGAGGAGATAAGAAAAAGGCAAGAGATAGTTTATGATGAACTTGGTATCAAGATGGATGCTCTAATTTGCAGTGTTGTAATAGATGATAATGAGAAAGTTATAAAAATACGTGATGAACTTAAAAAGTTAGGTTTTTCTGTTGGCGGCATAAGACAGCCAACAGTAGAGCGTGCTATCATCCGCCTTATTGCTAGAATTGGCGAGAGTAGTGAAGATTTAAGAGCATTATGCAGAAGTTTGGATAAGATTCAAAAATGA